A window from Nothobranchius furzeri strain GRZ-AD chromosome 17, NfurGRZ-RIMD1, whole genome shotgun sequence encodes these proteins:
- the LOC129154327 gene encoding uncharacterized protein, protein MGASSDGVVSCDCHGTGVCEIKGVSESTGRILMNTGVMVCAELTPVCVEFLCVQVGVSGEQLLLISSSVVRGFKECRDNTSALDDYSVLGTFHSSAKLPPPSQRLTGSSCSPARHLPLTACSPTPTCHQYNLDSGAQLPAISSASRPTNSASLAVPSSQTLSKYLETNFIRTSRIPFTICITHPTLINNFTHLLPVCDSACRGSKDFNPT, encoded by the exons ATGGGAGCCTCATCAGATGGAGTCGTTTCATGTGACTGTCATGGAACCGGGGTGTGTGAAAtcaagggtgtgtccgaatccacaggaaggattcTTATGAATAcgggtgtcatggtctgtgctgagctaacacctgtttgtgttgagtttctctgtgtgcaggtgggtgtgtccggagagcagctgttgttgatctcctcatcagtggtcaggggatttaaggagtgtcgggacaacacatcagcgctggatgattactcagtattgg gtaCCTTCCATTCATCTGCCAAACTTCCACCACCAAGCCAGAGACTCACCGGATCATCCTGCTCACCAGCCCGTCACttgcccctgaccgcctgctctccaacccccacctGCCATCAGTACAACCTGGactccggtgctcagctcccagccatttcCTCTGCCTCTCGCCCGACCAACTCAGCCAGCCTGGCCGTGCCCTCCTCTCAAACTCTCTCTAAATACCTGGAAACC AACTTCATCAGAACCTCCCGAATCCCATTCACTATCTGCATCACTCATCCAACTTTAATAAATAATTTTACTCACCTTCTgcctgtgtgtgattctgcatgtcgtgggtcaaaagacttcaacccaacatga